The following proteins come from a genomic window of Salvia miltiorrhiza cultivar Shanhuang (shh) unplaced genomic scaffold, IMPLAD_Smil_shh fragScaff_scaffold_23_2, whole genome shotgun sequence:
- the LOC131002834 gene encoding 40S ribosomal protein S2-4-like has protein sequence MAERGGDRGGFGRGFGGRGRGGDRGSRGRGRRPRREAEEEKWVPCTKLGRLVRDGKIKSLEQIYLHSLPIKEYQIIDLLVGPSLKDEVMKIMPVQKQTRAGQRTRFKAFVVVGDSNGHVGLGVKCSKEVATAIRGAIILAKLSVIPVRRGYWGNKIGKVHTVPCKVTGKCGSVTVRMVPAPRGSGIVAARVPKKVLQFAGIDDVFTSSRGSTKTLGNFVKATFDCLLKTYGFLTPDFWRETRFTKSPFQEYTDLLAKPTSKIVHVVDDVEA, from the exons ATGGCGGAAAGAGGCGGAGACAGGGGTGGTTTCGGGCGCGGATTCGGTGGTCGCGGCCGTGGAGGAGACAGGGGAAGCCGTGGACGCGGCCGCCGCCCGCGCCGTGAGGCCGAGGAGGAAAAATGGGTGCCCTGTACCAAGCTTGGCCGCTTGGTCAGGGACGGTAAGATCAAATCCCTCGAGCAAATTTACCTCCACTCGCTCCCAATCAAGGAGTACCAAATCATCGACCTCCTCGTGGGCCCGTCCCTCAAGGACGAGGTGATGAAAATCATGCCGGTCCAGAAGCAGACCCGCGCTGGGCAGAGGACCAGGTTCAAGGCCTTCGTCGTTGTCGGAGATAGCAACGGACATGTCGGATTGGGGGTGAAGTGCTCCAAGGAGGTGGCTACCGCTATCCGCGGCGCCATTATATTGGCTAAGCTGTCTGTGATTCCGGTAAGGAGAGGTTACTGGGGTAACAAGATTGGTAAGGTGCACACCGTTCCGTGTAAGGTTACTGGAAAGTGTGGTTCCGTTACTGTGCGGATGGTGCCTGCTCCCCGTGGATCAGGTATCGTCGCTGCGCGTGTCCCAAAGAAGGTGCTCCAGTTTGCTGGAATTGATGATGTGTTTACGTCTTCACGTGGATCTACGAAAACTCTTGGAAACTTTGTGAAG GCAACTTTTGATTGTCTTCTGAAAACTTATGGCTTTTTAACTCCTGACTTTTGGAGGGAGACGAGATTCACCAAATCTCCATTCCAAGAGTACACTGATCTGTTGGCAAAGCCCACATCAAAGATTGTCCATGTTGTGGATGACGTTGAAGCTTGA
- the LOC131002835 gene encoding ABSCISIC ACID-INSENSITIVE 5-like protein 2 — MVAQKMGSHGGGSNNTGLSQAQPQSQIQSHDPNQLARQGSLYSLTLDEVQNQLGDLGKPLSSMNLDELLKTLWTAEANNQTGEGVDGVTNVQLPGQSAPGLSLNQQSNLMLSMDLSKKTVDEVWQDIQQGQKRSSLDRKTTLGEMTLEDFLVKAGVVSESAGGNKVLGSVADGGADPTGMPHHAQWMNYQMSSIHPQQQQQGMLPAFMPSHPVQQPITLGGNSIMDAAYPEMTMCSSPLMGTLSDTQTPGRKRVAPDDIAEKSVERRQKRMIKNRESAARSRARKQAYTHELENKVSRLEEENERLKRLQEVEKALPSIPPPEPKYQLRRTSSAPV; from the exons ATGGTAGCTCAGAAAATGGGATCTCATGGGGGTGGCAGTAATAACACTGGGTTGAGCCAAGCCCAACCCCAATCCCAAATTCAGAGTCATGACCCGAACCAGTTGGCTCGGCAAGGATCATTGTATAGCCTCACCCTTGATGAGGTGCAGAACCAGTTGGGTGACCTTGGGAAGCCCCTTAGTAGTATGAATCTTGATGAGCTTCTCAAGACTTTATGGACTGCTGAGGCTAATAATCAGACTGGGGAAGGTGTTGACGGCGTGACAAATGTGCAGCTTCCGGGCCAGTCCGCGCCTGGGTTGTCGTTGAATCAGCAGTCGAACCTTATGCTGTCAATGGATCTGAGCAAGAAGACCGTGGATGAAGTGTGGCAGGACATCCAGCAGGGGCAGAAAAGGAGCAGTCTTGATAGGAAAACCACTCTTGGGGAGATGACATTGGAGGATTTCTTGGTGAAGGCGGGGGTGGTCTCTGAGTCGGCCGGAGGGAATAAGGTTTTAGGCTCCGTTGCTGATGGTGGGGCTGATCCGACAGGGATGCCTCATCATGCTCAGTGGATGAATTATCAGATGTCTTCTATACAtcctcagcagcagcagcagggtATGCTGCCTGCTTTCATGCCTAGTCATCCAGTTCAACAGCCTATTACTCTTGGTGGAAATTCGATCATGGATGCTGCTTATCCCGAAATGACTATGTGTTCATCCCCTTTAATGGGTACTTTATCGGACACACAGACACCTGGGCGTAAAAGGGTTGCTCCTGATGATATAGCTGAGAAAAGCGTTGAAAGGAGGCAGAAGAGGATGATCAAGAATAGGGAATCTGCAGCCAGATCACGAGCAAGAAAGCAG GCTTACACCCATGAACTGGAGAACAAGGTTTCACGTCTGGAAGAGGAGAATGAGAGGCTCAAGAGACTGCAG GAAGTGGAGAAGGCGTTGCCGAGCATACCACCACCGGAGCCGAAATACCAGCTGCGTAGAACGAGCTCAGCTCCGGTCTGA
- the LOC131002837 gene encoding 14 kDa zinc-binding protein-like, translating into MSKQENPSCSRLLRLTSHLLAPMASEKEAALAAAPSDSPTIFDKIINKQIPANVVYEDEQVLAFRDIAPQAPIHILIIPKVRDGLIGISTAEERHCEILGRLLYTAKLVAKQEGLKDGFRIVINDGPNGCQSVYHLHVHLLGGRQMNWPPG; encoded by the exons ATGAGCAAACAAGAAAACCCCAGCTGCAGCCGACTGCTGCGCCTCACTTCTCATTTGCTTGCGCCCATGGCTTCCGAAAAGGAGGCTGCTCTTGCTGCTGCCCCCTCTGATTCTCCCACCAt ATTCGACAAGATCATCAACAAGCAAATACCGGCCAACGTCGTCTATGAGGATGAACAG GTTCTAGCTTTCAGGGACATAGCTCCCCAAGCGCCTATTCACATCCTCATTATCCCTAAAGTGAGGGATGGACTGATTGGAATTTCCACG GCCGAGGAGAGGCACTGTGAGATTCTTGGCCGTCTTCTATACACAGCAAAGCTCGTGGCAAAGCAGGAAGGCCTTAAGGATGGCTTCAGAATTGTGATTAATGATGGACCAAATGGAT GTCAATCGGTCTATCACCTGCACGTTCATCTTCTTGGTGGACGTCAAATGAACTGGCCGCCGGGCTAA
- the LOC131002838 gene encoding tropinone reductase 1-like — MEVKKELSRDEKWSLKGMSAVVTGGTRGIGHAIVEELAGFGARVHTCSRNKKDLDERIQEWKAKGYEVSGSVCDLTSRAQREELVQTVASLFDGKLNILINNAAISIMKRATEHDEQDFWHIIGTNLESPYHLSQIAHPLLKASGKGNIVFISSVAGKTALPALAVYSASKGAINQLTKNLAYEWAKDNIRVNTVAPWAVKTTIVKPEDIDMSIQSMFGPLLARTPIRPIAEPNEISPLTAFLCLPAASYITGQVIYVDGGFTSSA; from the exons ATGGAAGTGAAGAAAGAGCTCAGCAGAGATGAGAAATGGTCACTCAAGGGCATGTCCGCTGTCGTAACCGGTGGCACTAGAGGCATCGG GCATGCCATAGTGGAGGAACTAGCAGGATTTGGTGCAAGAGTCCACACTTGCTCAAGAAACAAGAAAGATCTAGATGAAAGAATTCAAGAATGGAAAGCCAAAGGGTATGAAGTGAGCGGCTCGGTTTGTGATCTAACTTCAAGAGCACAAAGAGAAGAATTGGTGCAAACTGTGGCTTCACTTTTCGATGGCAAACTCAACATTCTT atcaACAATGCTGCAATAAGCATAATGAAAAGAGCAACGGAACACGACGAGCAAGACTTTTGGCACATAATTGGAACAAATTTGGAGTCGCCTTATCATCTCTCGCAAATTGCACACCCTCTGCTCAAAGCTTCCGGCAAGGGCAATATCGTCTTTATCTCCTCCGTCGCCGGCAAAACTGCGCTGCCGGCGCTCGCTGTCTACTCAGCTTCCAAAG GTGCCATAAATCAATTGACAAAGAATTTGGCTTATGAATGGGCAAAAGACAACATTAGAGTTAACACAGTGGCGCCATGGGCAGTCAAGACCACTATTGTCAAACCT GAAGATATTGACATGTCCATACAAAGTATGTTTGGACCGTTATTGGCCCGAACGCCGATCCGGCCGATAGCCGAACCGAACGAGATATCGCCGTTGACGGCGTTCCTTTGCCTCCCGGCGGCTTCTTATATCACCGGCCAAGTTATTTATGTTGATGGTGGCTTCACATCTAGTGCTTAA
- the LOC131002839 gene encoding uncharacterized protein LOC131002839 isoform X1, producing the protein MIGETTLSEHLHKLIGVKCAQKLENLLQLLWQTRTIGLSNSQKSSIHSLLDLPSPRDVDPVLACLRLIIRNCVHKNIEECDGLKLFPADLPLQLQRMLLAQLQKLRSYWKEELSREPNASGWTSHVNISSSAVCGSLLSLQVDPASRFNSPNIGGRIPITAERNVACFPPELTLQSDIGPTEIPRVLPRLKSMTWTVENKGEMPTNRVAIITLKLQDYSKSPWKEMEVKFELSRDTVEAVLRSMSYISEQLSQFVRVPFSHVCYNTRMRVVWSHPCFRSDPLRSHCRRDKGNEMLMIIQRS; encoded by the exons ATGATTGGGGAAACAACGCTGTCGGAGCATCTCCACAAGCTAATTGGGGTAAAATGTGCGCAGAAGCTTGAAAACCTTCTGCAATTGCTGTGGCAAACCCGAACAATTGGTCTCTCGAATTCGCAGAAGTCTTCCATCCACTCCCTTCTCGATCTTCCTTCGCCCCGCGACGTAGACCCA GTTTTGGCGTGCCTTCGTTTGATTATCAGGAATTGCGTGCACAAAAACATAGAAGAATGTGATGGTTTGAAGCTTTTTCCAGCTGATCTTCCTCTGCAACTGCAGAGGATGCTTCTTGCACAGTTACAGAAGCTTCGAAGCTATTGGAAGGAAGAGCTCTCTCGAGAACCG AATGCATCAGGATGGACCAGTCATGTGAACATTTCCTCTTCAGCAGTTTGTGGGTCGTTGCTGTCGCTGCAAGTTGATCCAGCTTCTCGTTTCAATTCTCCGAATATTGGAGGTCGAATACCAATCACTGCTGAAAGAAATGTGGCATGTTTTCCACCAGAGTTAACTCTTCAAAGTGACATTGGCCCTACTGAAATTCCG AGAGTTCTTCCGCGGCTGAAATCTATGACTTGGACTGTTGAGAACAAAGGTGAGATGCCGACTAATCGAGTGGCTATCATCACTCTCAAG TTGCAAGATTATAGCAAGTCACCATGGAAGGAGATGGAGGTTAAGTTTGAGCTTAGCCGAGATACAGTTGAGGCGGTTTTAAGATCGATGAGCTACATCAGTGAACAACTCTCACAATTTGTAAGAGTGCCATTTTCTCATGTTTGTTATAATACCAGAATGAGAGTTGTTTGGTCCCATCCATGTTTCAGGTCAGATCCTCTTCGAAGCCATTGCAGAAGAGACAAAGGCAATGAGATGCTTATGATAATTCA AAGAAGCTGA
- the LOC131002839 gene encoding uncharacterized protein LOC131002839 isoform X3: MIGETTLSEHLHKLIGVKCAQKLENLLQLLWQTRTIGLSNSQKSSIHSLLDLPSPRDVDPVLACLRLIIRNCVHKNIEECDGLKLFPADLPLQLQRMLLAQLQKLRSYWKEELSREPNASGWTSHVNISSSAVCGSLLSLQVDPASRFNSPNIGGRIPITAERNVACFPPELTLQSDIGPTEIPLQDYSKSPWKEMEVKFELSRDTVEAVLRSMSYISEQLSQFVRVPFSHVCYNTRMRVVWSHPCFRSDPLRSHCRRDKGNEMLMIIQRS; this comes from the exons ATGATTGGGGAAACAACGCTGTCGGAGCATCTCCACAAGCTAATTGGGGTAAAATGTGCGCAGAAGCTTGAAAACCTTCTGCAATTGCTGTGGCAAACCCGAACAATTGGTCTCTCGAATTCGCAGAAGTCTTCCATCCACTCCCTTCTCGATCTTCCTTCGCCCCGCGACGTAGACCCA GTTTTGGCGTGCCTTCGTTTGATTATCAGGAATTGCGTGCACAAAAACATAGAAGAATGTGATGGTTTGAAGCTTTTTCCAGCTGATCTTCCTCTGCAACTGCAGAGGATGCTTCTTGCACAGTTACAGAAGCTTCGAAGCTATTGGAAGGAAGAGCTCTCTCGAGAACCG AATGCATCAGGATGGACCAGTCATGTGAACATTTCCTCTTCAGCAGTTTGTGGGTCGTTGCTGTCGCTGCAAGTTGATCCAGCTTCTCGTTTCAATTCTCCGAATATTGGAGGTCGAATACCAATCACTGCTGAAAGAAATGTGGCATGTTTTCCACCAGAGTTAACTCTTCAAAGTGACATTGGCCCTACTGAAATTCCG TTGCAAGATTATAGCAAGTCACCATGGAAGGAGATGGAGGTTAAGTTTGAGCTTAGCCGAGATACAGTTGAGGCGGTTTTAAGATCGATGAGCTACATCAGTGAACAACTCTCACAATTTGTAAGAGTGCCATTTTCTCATGTTTGTTATAATACCAGAATGAGAGTTGTTTGGTCCCATCCATGTTTCAGGTCAGATCCTCTTCGAAGCCATTGCAGAAGAGACAAAGGCAATGAGATGCTTATGATAATTCA AAGAAGCTGA
- the LOC131002839 gene encoding uncharacterized protein LOC131002839 isoform X2 — MIGETTLSEHLHKLIGVKCAQKLENLLQLLWQTRTIGLSNSQKSSIHSLLDLPSPRDVDPVLACLRLIIRNCVHKNIEECDGLKLFPADLPLQLQRMLLAQLQKLRSYWKEELSREPNASGWTSHVNISSSAVCGSLLSLQVDPASRFNSPNIGGRIPITAERNVACFPPELTLQSDIGPTEIPRVLPRLKSMTWTVENKGEMPTNRVAIITLKLQDYSKSPWKEMEVKFELSRDTVEAVLRSMSYISEQLSQFNESCLVPSMFQVRSSSKPLQKRQRQ; from the exons ATGATTGGGGAAACAACGCTGTCGGAGCATCTCCACAAGCTAATTGGGGTAAAATGTGCGCAGAAGCTTGAAAACCTTCTGCAATTGCTGTGGCAAACCCGAACAATTGGTCTCTCGAATTCGCAGAAGTCTTCCATCCACTCCCTTCTCGATCTTCCTTCGCCCCGCGACGTAGACCCA GTTTTGGCGTGCCTTCGTTTGATTATCAGGAATTGCGTGCACAAAAACATAGAAGAATGTGATGGTTTGAAGCTTTTTCCAGCTGATCTTCCTCTGCAACTGCAGAGGATGCTTCTTGCACAGTTACAGAAGCTTCGAAGCTATTGGAAGGAAGAGCTCTCTCGAGAACCG AATGCATCAGGATGGACCAGTCATGTGAACATTTCCTCTTCAGCAGTTTGTGGGTCGTTGCTGTCGCTGCAAGTTGATCCAGCTTCTCGTTTCAATTCTCCGAATATTGGAGGTCGAATACCAATCACTGCTGAAAGAAATGTGGCATGTTTTCCACCAGAGTTAACTCTTCAAAGTGACATTGGCCCTACTGAAATTCCG AGAGTTCTTCCGCGGCTGAAATCTATGACTTGGACTGTTGAGAACAAAGGTGAGATGCCGACTAATCGAGTGGCTATCATCACTCTCAAG TTGCAAGATTATAGCAAGTCACCATGGAAGGAGATGGAGGTTAAGTTTGAGCTTAGCCGAGATACAGTTGAGGCGGTTTTAAGATCGATGAGCTACATCAGTGAACAACTCTCACAATTT AATGAGAGTTGTTTGGTCCCATCCATGTTTCAGGTCAGATCCTCTTCGAAGCCATTGCAGAAGAGACAAAGGCAATGA
- the LOC131002839 gene encoding uncharacterized protein LOC131002839 isoform X4, translated as MIGETTLSEHLHKLIGVKCAQKLENLLQLLWQTRTIGLSNSQKSSIHSLLDLPSPRDVDPVLACLRLIIRNCVHKNIEECDGLKLFPADLPLQLQRMLLAQLQKLRSYWKEELSREPNASGWTSHVNISSSAVCGSLLSLQVDPASRFNSPNIGGRIPITAERNVACFPPELTLQSDIGPTEIPRVLPRLKSMTWTVENKGEMPTNRVAIITLKLQDYSKSPWKEMEVKFELSRDTVEAVLRSMSYISEQLSQFVRSSSKPLQKRQRQ; from the exons ATGATTGGGGAAACAACGCTGTCGGAGCATCTCCACAAGCTAATTGGGGTAAAATGTGCGCAGAAGCTTGAAAACCTTCTGCAATTGCTGTGGCAAACCCGAACAATTGGTCTCTCGAATTCGCAGAAGTCTTCCATCCACTCCCTTCTCGATCTTCCTTCGCCCCGCGACGTAGACCCA GTTTTGGCGTGCCTTCGTTTGATTATCAGGAATTGCGTGCACAAAAACATAGAAGAATGTGATGGTTTGAAGCTTTTTCCAGCTGATCTTCCTCTGCAACTGCAGAGGATGCTTCTTGCACAGTTACAGAAGCTTCGAAGCTATTGGAAGGAAGAGCTCTCTCGAGAACCG AATGCATCAGGATGGACCAGTCATGTGAACATTTCCTCTTCAGCAGTTTGTGGGTCGTTGCTGTCGCTGCAAGTTGATCCAGCTTCTCGTTTCAATTCTCCGAATATTGGAGGTCGAATACCAATCACTGCTGAAAGAAATGTGGCATGTTTTCCACCAGAGTTAACTCTTCAAAGTGACATTGGCCCTACTGAAATTCCG AGAGTTCTTCCGCGGCTGAAATCTATGACTTGGACTGTTGAGAACAAAGGTGAGATGCCGACTAATCGAGTGGCTATCATCACTCTCAAG TTGCAAGATTATAGCAAGTCACCATGGAAGGAGATGGAGGTTAAGTTTGAGCTTAGCCGAGATACAGTTGAGGCGGTTTTAAGATCGATGAGCTACATCAGTGAACAACTCTCACAATTT GTCAGATCCTCTTCGAAGCCATTGCAGAAGAGACAAAGGCAATGA
- the LOC131002839 gene encoding uncharacterized protein LOC131002839 isoform X5: MIGETTLSEHLHKLIGVKCAQKLENLLQLLWQTRTIGLSNSQKSSIHSLLDLPSPRDVDPVLACLRLIIRNCVHKNIEECDGLKLFPADLPLQLQRMLLAQLQKLRSYWKEELSREPNASGWTSHVNISSSAVCGSLLSLQVDPASRFNSPNIGGRIPITAERNVACFPPELTLQSDIGPTEIPLQDYSKSPWKEMEVKFELSRDTVEAVLRSMSYISEQLSQFVRSSSKPLQKRQRQ; encoded by the exons ATGATTGGGGAAACAACGCTGTCGGAGCATCTCCACAAGCTAATTGGGGTAAAATGTGCGCAGAAGCTTGAAAACCTTCTGCAATTGCTGTGGCAAACCCGAACAATTGGTCTCTCGAATTCGCAGAAGTCTTCCATCCACTCCCTTCTCGATCTTCCTTCGCCCCGCGACGTAGACCCA GTTTTGGCGTGCCTTCGTTTGATTATCAGGAATTGCGTGCACAAAAACATAGAAGAATGTGATGGTTTGAAGCTTTTTCCAGCTGATCTTCCTCTGCAACTGCAGAGGATGCTTCTTGCACAGTTACAGAAGCTTCGAAGCTATTGGAAGGAAGAGCTCTCTCGAGAACCG AATGCATCAGGATGGACCAGTCATGTGAACATTTCCTCTTCAGCAGTTTGTGGGTCGTTGCTGTCGCTGCAAGTTGATCCAGCTTCTCGTTTCAATTCTCCGAATATTGGAGGTCGAATACCAATCACTGCTGAAAGAAATGTGGCATGTTTTCCACCAGAGTTAACTCTTCAAAGTGACATTGGCCCTACTGAAATTCCG TTGCAAGATTATAGCAAGTCACCATGGAAGGAGATGGAGGTTAAGTTTGAGCTTAGCCGAGATACAGTTGAGGCGGTTTTAAGATCGATGAGCTACATCAGTGAACAACTCTCACAATTT GTCAGATCCTCTTCGAAGCCATTGCAGAAGAGACAAAGGCAATGA
- the LOC131002840 gene encoding uncharacterized protein LOC131002840, with protein FGEFLAATLTSANSGIIACLRAKSAELAVEAARAALRGGVSVLEITMSTPGVFEALQCLVQEYPSASIGVGTVLDRRDAKEAVNLGAKFLMSPAMVKGILNDVAESQALYIPGAATPTEILSASNDGAKIIKVYPVSALGGVEYLAAVKKPFPHIPLVASQGMKLDSVGEYIGHGASAVVISDAIFDKKAMAERNFFLIYHLACSAATKGTQAVRETVCGYD; from the exons TTTGGAGAGTTTCTTGCTGCAACTCTCACTTCCGCT AATTCCGGCATTATTGCTTGCCTTCGCGCCAAAAG TGCAGAGTTAGCAGTGGAAGCTGCGCGTGCAGCACTCAGAGGTGGAGTTTCCGTT TTGGAAATCACAATGTCAACCCCTGGTGTTTTCGAG GCGTTGCAGTGTCTGGTCCAAGAATATCCTTCAGCATCAATAGGA GTTGGAACAGTTTTAGATAGACGAGACGCGAAAGAAGCAGTAAATCTCGGAGCTAAGTTTCTCATGAGTCCTGCAATGGTGAAG GGAATTCTAAACGATGTTGCAGAGAGCCAGGCTCTGTATATACCAGGAGCAGCAACCCCTACGGAg ATATTATCTGCATCGAATGATGGTGCCAAAATCATCAAG GTGTATCCAGTCTCTGCATTAGGTGGAGTTGAGTATTTAGCAGCAGTGAAGAAGCCATTCCCCCATATCCCACTGGTTGCATCACAAGGCATGAAATTAG ATTCAGTTGGAGAGTATATAGGTCACGGAGCATCAGCTGTTGTTATATCAGATGCCATATTTGACAAAAAGGCAATGGCTGAAAGAAATTTTTTTCTAATATATCACTTGGCCTGCTCTGCTGCAACCAAGGGGACTCAAGCTGTAAG GGAAACTGTGTGTGGATATGATTGA